The sequence TTTCGACGTAATTTCGTCCAAATTTTTTATCCATGCTATCAGGGCTTAAAAAGCTGATGTGCCCTGCCATTCTGCCGTAGGCCATGCCTTTTAGTCCATTTTTTCTTATAAATTCTGCGTCATATTCGCCGTTTTTAAAATTTTCATCGTTTAAAATGGCTTCGATGGCGATTTTATTAAACGCTATCGCCCAGGGCTTCGTCTGATAGGTGCTTGCAAGCATTATGATATCTTGCGCAAATTCTGGAAACTCGATAGCGTAGCAAAGTGCCTGCATGCCGCCAAGACTACCGCCTATCACGGCTCTTGCCCTTGTGATGCCAAGCTCGCCAAATAGCCTCATCTGCGCCTTTACCACGTCGCTTATGGCAAGGACTGGGAAATTTAGCCTATACTCTTTGCCGCTACTTCGATCAACGCTTAGCGGCGAAGTCGAGCCAAAGCATGAGCCTAAGATATTTACGCAAATAACATAAAATTTATCCGTATCAACCGCCTTTTTACTGCCTATTAGCCCGTCCCACCAGCCAGCTTTCTCATCGCCTGCGTAGGTGCCAGCAGCGTGGTGCGAGCCAGTTAGGGCGTGACAGATCACGATAACGTTGCTTTTATCAGCATTTAGCGTGCCGTAAGTCTCATAAATAAGCTTGAAATTTGATAGCATACGGCCACTCTCAAGATAGAGTGGCTCGTTAAATTTAATAGTTCT is a genomic window of Campylobacter concisus containing:
- the metX gene encoding homoserine O-acetyltransferase MetX, whose amino-acid sequence is MLDLQTRTIKFNEPLYLESGRMLSNFKLIYETYGTLNADKSNVIVICHALTGSHHAAGTYAGDEKAGWWDGLIGSKKAVDTDKFYVICVNILGSCFGSTSPLSVDRSSGKEYRLNFPVLAISDVVKAQMRLFGELGITRARAVIGGSLGGMQALCYAIEFPEFAQDIIMLASTYQTKPWAIAFNKIAIEAILNDENFKNGEYDAEFIRKNGLKGMAYGRMAGHISFLSPDSMDKKFGRNYVETDGLYDLFGHFQVDRYMEYNGYNFPKRFDPLSYLYIVKMMNIFDCTRHYDSLKDALAPIKANLHLIAFKGDLLFPPSCMREIYDALCEMGREAKTNFIEIDSNYGHDAFLVEIEKFDGYIKNILKG